One region of Acomys russatus chromosome 8, mAcoRus1.1, whole genome shotgun sequence genomic DNA includes:
- the LOC127192872 gene encoding keratin-associated protein 20-2-like — translation MCYYGGYYGGLGCGYGGLGYGYGCGYGCGGYGGYGGSGGYGYGCCRPLCCRRYWSYGFY, via the coding sequence ATGTGTTACTATGGTGGATACTATGGAGGCTTGGGCTGTGGCTATGGTGGCctaggctatggctatggctgtggctatggctgtggtGGCTATGGTGGCTACGGTGGCTCTggtggctatggctatggctgcTGCCGCCCTCTGTGCTGTAGAAGATACTGGTCCTATGGCTTCTACTGA